From Streptomyces sp. SCSIO 75703:
GTCGGGAAGTTGACGTTGTTGACGAAATACTTGCCCCGGGCCATGGCCCGCCAGAAACCGAACGACCCCGGACGCACCACGGTCGTGCCCTCGGGCGGACGGTTACGCGTGCCCGGCTTCAGCACCCACACCGTCTTCGTCCGCGGGGACAGTTCCCGCAGCTTGCGGTGGACCGCCGCCGGATTGCACGCGTAGTCCGCGTTCCAGTAGGCGGCGAAGACCGCGACGTCCTTCCGCACCGGCAGCATGCGCTGCGCCCGGTAGTACGCGGCCAGCACCGACGCCCGCAGCGCCTTCCTGACCCGGCCCGGCACCCGCCGGACCCGGCGCGCCAACGCCCGCACCGGCGCCGGCAGCCGCCGCGCGGCCCGCCGGGCCGCCGAACCACCCCCGCCCGGCTCCACGTAACCCGCCGGACGGTACTTCCGCTCCGCCTCCACCCGCCGGGCACGGAACTCGGCCCGCGCGTCCTCCGGCAACCGGCCCGGACTCCGCTCGATCACCCGGAAGTGATGACTCATCCGCTCGAACATCGCCGGCCGCCACCGGTCGAGCCCCGGATGCGCGTCGAGGAAGTCGAAGACCAGCTCGTACTGGTCGAACACGTCGAAGTGCTTGCGGCTGCGCGAACGCAGGATGCTGCCCTGCCGCCGCTGGCGGTAGTGCACGCACACCCGGTCCAGCACGCACACCGACTCCGCCGCCACCAGCACCGGATACGTCCACGGCGTGTCCTCGTAATAGCCCGAGGGGTACGTGAAGCCCCAGCGCTCCACGAAGTCACGCCGGTACGCCTTGTTCCAGGCGACCTGGAGCAGCCCCACCAGCTCCGGGTGATCGTCCAGCCGGAAGACGCCCTCCGGGCTCGTGGTGAGCACCCGCCGCTTGGCGTTGGGCGTGATCCGGCCGTCCCAGTGGGTGCGCGCGTAGTCGAAGACCAGCAGCTCCGGGTCGCCGTTCTCCTCCAGCCGGCGCGAGACCGCCTGCAACGCGCCCGGCAGCATCGTGTCGTCGCTGTCCAGGAAGATCAGATACGTGCCGCGGGCCCGGGACATGCCCTCGTTCCGCGCCCGGCCCAGGCCCACGTTCCGTTCGAGCTGGACCGCCACCACGCGCGGGTCCTTCGCCGCGTACTCGTCCATGATCAGACCGCAGGCGTCGGGAGAGGCGTCGTTGACCGCGATGACCTCGAAGTCCCGGAAGGACTGTCCGAGCACGGAGTCGAGGCAGTCGCGCAGATAACCCTCGACGCCGTACGCCGGCACGATGATGCTGAAGCGGGGCGCCGCGGCGGTCTGCGCGGCGACGGGTGTGGCTGTCATGGGGGCGTGGACTTCCGGAGAGGGACGGGGGAGGGGACGGCGCGGACCGGGACGGGCGATGCCCGTGCGCCCCGCGCGCGGCCTTCATTCGGTTCCGTGCGGGACGAACCCGGGCGGGCGGGGCCGGCCGACGGCCCCCGGCGGCGCGCCCGGACGGGGCGGGCCCCGCAGGCCGGGGTCAGCATCCACCACGTCACGCCGCGCTCCGGTGTCGATACGCCTCAGGGACAGGCCCGACCGCTCCGCCAGGGGGGTACCCGGCCGTGGGCGGCCGACGGCGGAAACCGCCGCGCCGCACCCACTGTCCACCACGGAGGCCACGAGAGGCCAAAGGCGGCGATCGTCCTATGAATACACGGGTCGGCAGCCTACACGAGCCCGGATCCCACCCCACCTGCGGGTGACGCGCTCCCGCCCCCCCGGTGCCGGCCCCGTCGGCACCCCCGCCCACGGCCCCCCACCGCCGCGCCTCACACCGGGAGCGCCGCCCTCCCCTTGAGCGGCTCCCACCAGGAACGGTGCTCCCGGTACCAGCGCACCGTGTCCGCCAGCCCCTCCTCGAAACCGACCAGCGGCTCGTACCCCAGCTCCTCCCGGATCTTCGCGAACGACAGCGAGTACCGCAGATCGTGCCCCTTGCGGTCCGCGACGTACTCCACCCGGTCCGCACCCGCCCCGCACGCCCGCAGCAACAGCCCCGTCAGCTCCCGGTTGGACAGCTCCGTACCGCCGCCGATGTGGTACACCTCCCCGGCCCGCCCACCGCGCAGCACCAGGTCGACCCCACGGCAGTGGTCCAGCACGTGCACCCAGTCCCGCACCTGACGCCCGTCCCCGTACAGAGGCACCTTCCGGCCGTCCAGCAGGTTCGTCGTGAACAACGGGATCATCTTCTCCGGGAAGTGATACGGCCCGTAATTGTTCGAGCAGCGCGTCACCACCACGTCCATCCCGTGCGTGCGGTGGTACGACAGCGCCAGCAGGTCCGCGCCCGCCTTGGACGCCGCGTACGGCGAATTCGGCGCCGGCACGCTCTCCTCCGTCCAGGAACCCTCCGCGATCGACCCGTACACCTCGTCCGTCGACACCTGCACGAAACGCCCCACCCCGTGCCGCCGCGCCGCCTCCAGCAGCACCTGCGTGCCCAGCACGTTCGTCGCCACGAACGGCGCCGCGTCCGCGATCGACCGGTCCACGTGCGACTCCGCCGCGAAGTGCACCACCACGTCCTGGCCGCGCACCACCTCGTCCACCACCACCGGATCCCGCACGTCGCCCCGCACGAACACGTACCCCTCCCGGCCCGCCACCGGCGCGAGGTTCGCCTCGTTGCCCGCGTACGTCAGGCTGTCGAGCACGGTGACCCGCGCCCCGGCCCCCGAGGCGAGCCGCCCCAGGAGCAGCGCGCGCACGAACTGCGAACCGACGAACCCCGCTCCGCCGGTGACGAGAATCCTCATGTCCGCCAGCATTCCACGGGCCCCGCACCTCCCCACGACACCCCGGTCCCCACCCTCCCGGCGCCCGGCTTCGGCCCTCCCGGCACCCCGGCTCCCGCCCTCCCGGCCCCGTGTCCAGCCCACGGAATGGACGCGCGGCCCGCGGCCGTCCTCCCGTAGATTGGCGGCGCCGCCACCGGACACGGCGGGGCGCGAGAACGGCCGAGTGAGGACGACGCAGGTGACAGTGGCAAGGCAGGACGTGAGCGAAGCCCGCAGGATCGTCGTGAAAGTCGGCTCCTCCTCGCTGACCACCGCCTCCGGCGGACTCGACGCCGACCGCGTCGACGCCCTCGTCGACGTCCTCGCCAAGGTCCGCAGCGGCGGCGAACGCGAGATCGTCCTCGTCTCCTCCGGCGCCATCGCCGCCGGACTCGCCCCCCTCGGCCTGCGCCGCCGCCCCCGCGACCTCGCCCGCCAGCAGGCCGCCGCCAGCGTCGGACAGGGCCTCCTCGTCGCCCGCTACACCGCCTCCCTCGCCCGCTACGGCGTCCGCGTCGGCCAGGTGCTGCTCACCTCCGACGACATGAGCCGCCGCTCCCAGCACCGCAACGCCTCCCGCACCCTCGACAAACTGCTCGCCATGGGCGCCCTCCCCGTCGTCAACGAGAACGACACCGTCGCCACCGACGAGATCCGCTTCGGCGACAACGACCGCCTCGCCGCCCTCGTCGCCCACCTCGTCCGCGCCGACCTCCTGGTGCTCCTGTCCGACGTGGACGGCGTCTACGACGGTGACCCCAGCCGCCCCGGCACCTCCCGCCTCGCCGAGATCCGCGGCCCCGCCGACCTCGCCGGCGTCGAGATCGGCAGCGCCGGCAAGGCAGGCGTCGGCACCGGCGGCATGGTCACCAAGGTCGAGGCGGCCCGCATCGCCGCCGCCGCCGGCATCCCCGTCGTCCTCACCAGCGCCGTCCACGCCGCCGACGCCCTCACCGGCGGCGACACCGGCACCTACTTCCACGCCACCGGCAAACGCTCCACCGACCGCCTCCTGTGGCTCCAGCACGCCTCCACCCCGCGCGGCGCCCTCGTCCTCGACGACGGAGCCGTCCGCGCCGTCGTCCAGGGCCGCAAGTCACTCCTCCCGGCCGGCATCGCCGCCGTCGAGGGCGACTTCGGCGCCGGCGACCCCGTCGAACTACGCGACCCCGCCGGCCACGCCGTCGCCCGCGGACTCGTCGGATTCGACGCCAAGGAGATCCCCCGCCTCATCGGCCGCTCCACCCGGGAACTGGCACGCGAACTCGGACCGGCGTACGAACGGGAAGTCGTACACAGGGACGATCTGGTGATCCTGCACCCGTAATAGGTCGAAACGTCCCCGAATCGGCGGTGGACGTTCCGCAAAACCGCCCCGCGATCTCCCGCGGCCTGCTCAACTTTCCTGAGGGATGGGCCCGGCCGACCACCGGGCCGGACCGTGTGCGGAGGAGGCCGTCGTGAGCAGAGTGCGCCCTGGGACGCCGGCGTCCCGCTCCGGTACGTCCAGGGGCGCCGCCGGAGCGCGCGGTGGCACCACGGCGCGCACCACCGGCGCCCGCGCCCCCCGCGCCGGTGAGGAACGCGCCCTGACCAGCGTCGCCGCCGGCGACCGCTTCCGCGGCGAGGAACCCGAACACACCCCCCGCCTGTGGCACGTCACCCTCAGCGTCTCCGGCGCCCGCGCCCCGC
This genomic window contains:
- a CDS encoding bifunctional glycosyltransferase family 2 protein/CDP-glycerol:glycerophosphate glycerophosphotransferase; translation: MTATPVAAQTAAAPRFSIIVPAYGVEGYLRDCLDSVLGQSFRDFEVIAVNDASPDACGLIMDEYAAKDPRVVAVQLERNVGLGRARNEGMSRARGTYLIFLDSDDTMLPGALQAVSRRLEENGDPELLVFDYARTHWDGRITPNAKRRVLTTSPEGVFRLDDHPELVGLLQVAWNKAYRRDFVERWGFTYPSGYYEDTPWTYPVLVAAESVCVLDRVCVHYRQRRQGSILRSRSRKHFDVFDQYELVFDFLDAHPGLDRWRPAMFERMSHHFRVIERSPGRLPEDARAEFRARRVEAERKYRPAGYVEPGGGGSAARRAARRLPAPVRALARRVRRVPGRVRKALRASVLAAYYRAQRMLPVRKDVAVFAAYWNADYACNPAAVHRKLRELSPRTKTVWVLKPGTRNRPPEGTTVVRPGSFGFWRAMARGKYFVNNVNFPTAVVKRRGQVHVQTHHGTPLKRMGVDLIEFPVGQGTLEMTSLMERVDRWDYSVSSNSFSTAVWERAYPAEYTSLDYGYPRNDVLVNATDADRARAREALGIAPGTTVVLYAPTHRDYHAAPRPLLDVEHFAERLGEDFTVLSRVHYFNLGSGSGALTGAGVVDVSGHPSVEELYLAADCLLTDYSSLMFDYALLDRPIVVYANDWEVYRATRGTYFDIHDEPPGHVVDTEGDLLDVFLSGRWCDDTSAKARTEFRRLFCEFDDGRAAERVVRRVFLGQDVPPVELPEGRPRRSARG
- the proB gene encoding glutamate 5-kinase, producing MSEARRIVVKVGSSSLTTASGGLDADRVDALVDVLAKVRSGGEREIVLVSSGAIAAGLAPLGLRRRPRDLARQQAAASVGQGLLVARYTASLARYGVRVGQVLLTSDDMSRRSQHRNASRTLDKLLAMGALPVVNENDTVATDEIRFGDNDRLAALVAHLVRADLLVLLSDVDGVYDGDPSRPGTSRLAEIRGPADLAGVEIGSAGKAGVGTGGMVTKVEAARIAAAAGIPVVLTSAVHAADALTGGDTGTYFHATGKRSTDRLLWLQHASTPRGALVLDDGAVRAVVQGRKSLLPAGIAAVEGDFGAGDPVELRDPAGHAVARGLVGFDAKEIPRLIGRSTRELARELGPAYEREVVHRDDLVILHP
- the rfbB gene encoding dTDP-glucose 4,6-dehydratase — its product is MRILVTGGAGFVGSQFVRALLLGRLASGAGARVTVLDSLTYAGNEANLAPVAGREGYVFVRGDVRDPVVVDEVVRGQDVVVHFAAESHVDRSIADAAPFVATNVLGTQVLLEAARRHGVGRFVQVSTDEVYGSIAEGSWTEESVPAPNSPYAASKAGADLLALSYHRTHGMDVVVTRCSNNYGPYHFPEKMIPLFTTNLLDGRKVPLYGDGRQVRDWVHVLDHCRGVDLVLRGGRAGEVYHIGGGTELSNRELTGLLLRACGAGADRVEYVADRKGHDLRYSLSFAKIREELGYEPLVGFEEGLADTVRWYREHRSWWEPLKGRAALPV